The following are encoded together in the Ignisphaera sp. genome:
- a CDS encoding substrate-binding domain-containing protein, translating into MPADASSNARDLKTVDVDVLRLLINVYRYGSINRAAKALGMRYSKAWNLIKRVDDVINIGYVKKGGREGGGVILSEDALKLLRKTLSQYHRIFAGEFKNLYPEAKNIFLYYRGSHDIAFNHLIKALEESKTLVYAEWVGSLTGIASLTLGESDFAGIHIVNSDLIPSNIETLKMFGLENKVVVVKGYERLQGFFLKKSTMDVEDILRGVVNGEQVIALRPPATGTRLLFNTLLRKYLSKHGIEEKNVILKTVELKTHNDVAKAVSENEADIGIGIACLSKMYNIKFIPIAWESFDFVFSLDSVDIEFVKRFASILKDREFISIIESLEGYRAPKNIGEIIKL; encoded by the coding sequence ATGCCTGCTGATGCCTCCTCGAATGCTAGAGATCTTAAAACTGTTGATGTAGATGTTCTCAGGCTTTTGATTAATGTCTACAGGTATGGTTCTATAAATAGAGCTGCGAAAGCACTTGGCATGCGATATTCTAAAGCGTGGAACTTGATTAAGAGAGTAGACGATGTGATTAACATAGGCTATGTAAAGAAGGGTGGGAGAGAAGGCGGTGGTGTTATTCTGTCTGAAGATGCTTTAAAACTGCTGAGGAAAACATTATCCCAGTACCACAGAATCTTTGCAGGTGAATTCAAGAATCTATATCCAGAGGCCAAGAACATATTCTTGTACTATAGGGGAAGTCACGACATAGCCTTCAACCACTTAATCAAAGCTCTTGAGGAAAGCAAGACACTTGTATATGCTGAGTGGGTTGGGTCTCTAACAGGAATAGCCTCTCTGACATTAGGAGAATCAGATTTTGCTGGAATACATATAGTGAACAGCGATCTCATCCCCAGCAACATAGAGACTTTGAAAATGTTTGGACTAGAAAACAAGGTTGTGGTTGTCAAAGGCTATGAAAGACTCCAAGGATTCTTCCTAAAAAAGTCTACAATGGATGTAGAAGACATTTTGAGAGGTGTTGTAAACGGGGAGCAAGTAATTGCTTTGAGACCCCCTGCCACGGGAACTAGACTCCTTTTCAACACACTTTTGAGAAAATATCTCAGCAAACATGGGATAGAAGAGAAGAACGTTATATTGAAGACTGTGGAACTGAAGACACACAACGATGTTGCGAAAGCCGTTAGCGAAAATGAGGCAGATATAGGGATTGGCATAGCATGTTTGTCCAAGATGTACAACATAAAGTTTATTCCCATAGCTTGGGAGAGCTTCGACTTTGTATTCTCGCTGGATAGCGTAGACATTGAATTTGTAAAGAGGTTTGCAAGTATTTTAAAGGATAGAGAATTTATATCGATAATAGAATCGCTTGAAGGTTATAGAGCTCCTAAAAACATTGGGGAGATAATCAAGCTGTGA
- a CDS encoding substrate-binding domain-containing protein produces MKSFDKNRYPRPAITLLKPRQGCRASGGKSMRKTLLYVAFIIIVIIAGIAGYYIGRHYSEKTVETPQQNSIVIATTTSLYQIGILNDFFNNFNNLTHMNITFNVLAKGSGEALRLLADGSACIGFVHAPSPELQYMNQGKIMRLAIFGYNEFVVVGPSSDPANVRNASDSVDAFKRIYEAGEKGLAKFVSRGDQSGTNIRELQIWNLTKLNPEGRPWYLKSGQGMAQTLLMADNLNAYTLTDIGSYLNLVNQGKLKNIVILKRDPLYLVNVYSMYLSKASSCDNPYTWYIALKLSDYILNGGQDLLSTKYKGLVNPVRGNESLIEQAWHALTRLG; encoded by the coding sequence ATGAAGTCTTTTGACAAGAACCGTTATCCAAGACCTGCGATAACGCTTTTAAAGCCGCGCCAAGGCTGTAGAGCCTCAGGTGGGAAGTCAATGAGAAAAACACTATTGTATGTAGCCTTCATCATTATAGTGATTATAGCAGGTATTGCAGGCTACTACATTGGGAGACACTACAGCGAGAAAACTGTGGAAACACCTCAGCAAAACTCTATAGTGATTGCAACAACAACGTCTCTATACCAAATCGGTATACTTAACGACTTCTTCAACAACTTCAACAACTTGACCCATATGAACATAACATTCAATGTCCTTGCAAAAGGCAGTGGCGAGGCACTGAGGCTTTTGGCGGATGGCTCGGCATGTATAGGGTTTGTGCATGCGCCATCACCTGAGCTACAATACATGAATCAAGGAAAGATTATGAGGCTCGCTATCTTTGGATACAACGAATTTGTTGTTGTTGGCCCATCCAGCGACCCCGCAAATGTGAGAAACGCCTCTGATTCTGTCGACGCCTTCAAGAGGATCTACGAAGCTGGCGAAAAGGGCTTGGCAAAGTTTGTTAGCAGAGGTGACCAGTCAGGTACTAACATCAGAGAACTACAGATATGGAATCTAACCAAGCTCAATCCAGAAGGGAGGCCATGGTATTTAAAGAGTGGGCAGGGAATGGCCCAAACGCTTCTAATGGCCGACAACCTAAATGCCTATACGCTAACAGATATTGGAAGCTATCTAAATCTCGTTAACCAGGGCAAGCTAAAGAATATTGTGATACTTAAAAGAGATCCGCTCTACCTAGTCAACGTGTATTCGATGTACCTTTCAAAAGCTAGTTCCTGCGACAATCCCTACACGTGGTATATAGCGCTTAAGCTCAGCGACTATATATTGAATGGTGGGCAGGATCTCCTATCAACTAAGTACAAGGGTCTTGTAAATCCTGTTAGAGGCAATGAAAGTTTAATAGAGCAGGCTTGGCATGCTTTAACAAGACTAGGCTAA
- a CDS encoding ABC transporter permease — MAESIFSITLRSLYVSSVASLLAFIAATLLSLLVSQLTRRRAEMVLSFFESLVGVPTTVIGLLVYMLLFPGGPLGFLRILYTPYAIIIGEFFVALPMAFTTMFRHFYSLRDSVRELVLSLGGLEKHVPRLLLRELTPILVSSYLTSFSRAIGELGVALIVGGGIEGYTNVLTTAIAIQTSIGNYEYAIWIGLILIFITIAITFAVKIAGEYILWR; from the coding sequence ATGGCAGAATCCATTTTTTCAATAACCCTTAGAAGCTTGTATGTATCCTCCGTGGCCTCTCTCCTGGCCTTTATTGCAGCAACGTTGCTCAGCTTGCTGGTATCGCAACTAACGAGGAGGAGAGCTGAGATGGTGCTATCCTTCTTCGAATCGTTGGTGGGGGTGCCGACAACTGTTATAGGGCTTCTTGTCTACATGCTTCTATTCCCTGGGGGGCCACTGGGGTTTCTCAGAATTCTCTACACACCCTATGCCATAATCATAGGAGAGTTTTTTGTGGCCTTGCCAATGGCTTTTACAACCATGTTCAGACACTTCTATAGCTTAAGAGATAGTGTTAGAGAGCTTGTGCTATCGCTTGGGGGACTGGAAAAACATGTTCCAAGATTGCTTCTAAGAGAGCTCACACCAATTCTAGTCTCATCGTATCTAACATCTTTTTCAAGGGCCATTGGTGAGTTGGGTGTTGCTCTAATTGTTGGCGGCGGTATAGAGGGCTACACAAATGTTCTAACAACAGCTATAGCCATTCAAACGTCTATAGGCAACTACGAGTATGCTATTTGGATAGGGCTGATACTGATATTCATAACCATAGCAATAACATTTGCTGTTAAGATCGCTGGTGAGTACATACTATGGAGATAG
- a CDS encoding energy-coupling factor ABC transporter ATP-binding protein has product MEIALENVWHSYDGETYVLRNISLRFKSPGTYLLIGPNGAGKTTLLKIVSFIIRPSKGRVLVDGASFWDLDNNSRDSIRGSIVYVHDKPILVRGTVKFNVELGLRLKKRVDESIVEYYITRYGLKELENKSVNRLSAGQAKTVSIVRALVTAPTVLVLDEPFTYLDSTRSTLLIEDIMRIVRERGGMVLIATHYMYRDLKALATELVEIVNGEISSHAKNVFASP; this is encoded by the coding sequence ATGGAGATAGCCCTGGAAAATGTTTGGCATAGCTACGATGGAGAAACATATGTTCTGAGAAACATCAGCCTAAGGTTTAAGAGCCCCGGAACATACCTGCTTATAGGTCCAAATGGAGCCGGCAAGACAACTCTACTCAAAATAGTCTCATTCATAATAAGACCCTCGAAAGGTAGGGTGCTAGTAGACGGTGCAAGCTTCTGGGATTTGGACAACAACTCGAGAGATTCTATTAGAGGCTCTATTGTCTATGTCCACGACAAGCCAATCCTAGTTAGAGGCACAGTAAAATTCAATGTAGAGCTTGGGCTAAGGCTTAAGAAAAGAGTTGACGAATCCATAGTAGAGTATTACATTACTCGATATGGACTCAAAGAATTGGAAAACAAAAGTGTAAATAGATTGAGTGCCGGTCAAGCAAAGACAGTTTCCATTGTAAGAGCCCTGGTCACAGCGCCCACAGTCCTGGTACTGGACGAGCCGTTCACCTACCTCGACTCCACCCGCTCAACGCTTTTAATCGAGGATATTATGAGGATAGTTAGAGAGAGGGGTGGCATGGTTTTGATAGCCACACACTACATGTACAGAGATCTGAAAGCCCTTGCAACAGAGCTCGTCGAGATTGTAAACGGGGAAATATCATCGCATGCAAAAAACGTTTTTGCAAGCCCTTAG